A stretch of the Pedobacter sp. MC2016-14 genome encodes the following:
- a CDS encoding TolC family protein, which yields MKYSTYKYIVLLGISLGMASCKIPAIQQQTENTRTPESYLGSTDSTNTGGLEWKIFFKDPNLVNLIDTAINRNQELMITLQEIEMARNDIKLKQGQISPTIGARLGLGVEKVGRYTSQGAGDASTEIAPGKETPDPLMDYSASLYANWEVDIWKKLHNAKKAAVSRYLSSVEGKNFVQTNLIAEVANSYYELLALDNQLAIVKQNIQLQKNGLEVVKVQKEASRVTELAVQKFKAEVLNSQSLEFDIHQKIKETENRINFLLARYPQEIPRDHSSFLDLVPAAVRVGIPSQLLANRPDIKKAELELAAAKLDVKVARSEFYPSFGISAAFGFQAFNPSYLVKFPESMLYSLAGDLAGPLINRSGIKAEFKNANLRQLQAMYNYERTILNAYLEVSTQLSNISNLEKSYSLKSEQVDALNKSIAISNDLFKSARADYLEVLMTQRDALESKLELIETKQKQLNAAVNVYQELGGGWK from the coding sequence ATGAAATACAGCACATATAAATATATTGTCCTGCTAGGCATAAGCCTGGGCATGGCAAGTTGTAAAATCCCTGCCATTCAGCAGCAAACAGAAAATACGCGTACGCCCGAGTCTTATTTGGGCAGTACCGACAGTACCAATACCGGGGGACTGGAATGGAAGATTTTTTTTAAAGATCCTAATCTGGTTAACCTGATAGATACCGCTATAAACCGCAATCAGGAGTTGATGATTACTTTGCAGGAAATTGAGATGGCCAGAAATGACATCAAGTTAAAGCAAGGTCAAATTAGCCCTACAATTGGGGCAAGGCTTGGTCTGGGCGTTGAAAAAGTAGGCCGGTACACCAGTCAGGGTGCGGGTGATGCTTCTACAGAAATTGCTCCGGGCAAAGAAACACCTGATCCTTTAATGGACTACTCGGCCTCTCTTTATGCCAATTGGGAAGTAGACATTTGGAAAAAGCTCCATAATGCCAAGAAAGCTGCAGTAAGCCGCTATTTGTCTTCGGTTGAAGGAAAAAACTTTGTGCAGACCAATCTGATTGCCGAGGTTGCAAATTCTTACTATGAATTGCTGGCCTTAGATAACCAGCTTGCCATAGTAAAGCAAAACATCCAGCTACAAAAAAATGGTTTGGAGGTAGTAAAGGTTCAAAAGGAAGCCAGCCGTGTTACAGAGCTTGCGGTACAGAAGTTTAAAGCCGAGGTGTTAAATTCTCAAAGCCTTGAATTTGATATCCACCAAAAAATCAAGGAAACAGAAAACAGGATTAATTTTTTGCTGGCGCGTTATCCGCAGGAAATTCCGAGAGATCACAGCAGCTTTTTAGACTTGGTGCCTGCCGCGGTGCGTGTTGGTATTCCTTCTCAATTGCTGGCCAATCGTCCGGATATCAAAAAAGCAGAGTTGGAGTTGGCTGCGGCCAAGCTGGATGTTAAAGTAGCAAGGTCTGAGTTTTATCCATCATTTGGTATCTCTGCAGCATTTGGCTTCCAGGCATTTAATCCTTCATACCTGGTTAAGTTTCCTGAGTCTATGCTGTATTCACTTGCCGGAGACCTGGCGGGCCCGCTCATCAACCGTAGCGGAATTAAAGCAGAGTTCAAGAACGCTAACCTCCGTCAGCTTCAAGCGATGTACAATTACGAGCGAACCATACTTAATGCTTATCTTGAGGTTTCTACGCAACTGTCTAATATCAGCAATCTTGAAAAAAGCTACAGCTTGAAATCTGAGCAGGTTGATGCACTGAATAAATCAATTGCCATCTCCAATGATTTATTTAAATCGGCCAGGGCCGATTATTTAGAAGTACTGATGACCCAAAGAGATGCTCTAGAGTCTAAGCTGGAACTCATAGAAACTAAACAAAAACAGCTAAATGCTGCTGTTAATGTATACCAGGAACTTGGTGGCGGCTGGAAGTAA
- a CDS encoding efflux RND transporter permease subunit: protein MFNKFIQRPVLSIVISLVIVFLGVLSVMNLPITQFPSISPPMVNVTADYPGSNGELMIKSVVIPLERALNGVPGMKYMTSDAGNDGEASIQVVFNLGTDPNQAAINVQNRVASVTNKLPPLVVREGVKITREVPSMLMYVNLYSTDKNTDMKFLYNYADINVLSELKRVNGVGSGDILGTREYAMRIWLKPDRMLAYKISADEVMEALSSQSLEASPGKTGESSGKRSQAFEYVLKYSGRFTTKEQYENIVVRSNSNGELLRLKDIAKVEFGSSMYDIYSNLNGKPSAAIVLKQSFGSNANQVIEDVKAKLEKIKRSFPKGMNYEISYDVSKFLDASIEKVIHTLIEAFILVGLVVFLFLGDWRSTIIPAIAVPVSLVGTFVFMQFFDISLNLITLFALVLAIGVVVDDAIVVIEAVHAKMEEEHLSPFKATKKAMHEIAGAIIAITFLMAAVFIPVAFMSGPVGVFYRQFSITMATAIILSGIVALTLTPALCAMMLKNNHGKPKKKTLANRFIDSFNNTFNLAQGKYQHVLGKIVNRRVVTILVLLGFCAGTWLISSTVPSGFIPNEDQGMFYAIIQTPPGSSLERTNDIAEKLQKIAEHVEGVKSVSSLAGYEILTEGTGSNAGTCLINLEDWNDRKQSVQEIMTELEEKSKDIPGANIEFFQPPAVPGYGAAGGFELRLLDKTGTNDFKKLEAVNKDFVEELNKRPELSNVFSFFSASFPQYMMKVDNDLAQQKGISIENAMNTLSTLVGSNYEISFIKYGINYKVIVQAAPEYRAQPDDILKLYVKNDHDEMVPYSAFMKLEKVYGLSEITRHNMYTSTEISGGAAPGYSSGTAIKVIQEVAAKKLPRGYDIDWAGISADEVAQGNQAIWVFLICLGFVYLVLAAQYESFILPLSVVLSLPAGIFGAFLLLKLTGLENNIYAQVAMVMLIGLLGKNAVLIVEFAIQRHASGKSVLEAAMEGAKARFRPILMTSFAFIAGLLPLAFASGPGKIGNRTIGTAAAGGMLIGTICGVFVIPGLYYIFGKIAERYKLTKYEEENPLTEEIDNNEIQHI, encoded by the coding sequence ATGTTTAATAAATTCATTCAAAGACCTGTGCTGTCGATAGTAATATCGCTGGTGATTGTCTTTTTAGGGGTGTTATCGGTGATGAATTTGCCGATTACCCAGTTTCCTTCCATCTCTCCTCCAATGGTAAATGTTACGGCAGATTATCCTGGATCAAATGGAGAGCTTATGATTAAATCGGTAGTTATTCCTTTAGAAAGAGCCTTAAATGGTGTTCCGGGAATGAAATATATGACTTCTGATGCAGGAAATGATGGTGAAGCAAGTATTCAGGTGGTATTTAACCTGGGAACCGACCCCAATCAGGCTGCAATTAATGTTCAAAACCGTGTGGCTTCGGTTACCAATAAATTACCTCCATTGGTGGTGCGTGAAGGGGTAAAAATTACCCGGGAAGTGCCAAGTATGCTCATGTATGTAAACCTTTATAGTACGGATAAAAATACCGACATGAAGTTTTTATACAATTATGCGGATATCAACGTGCTGTCCGAATTGAAGAGGGTAAATGGCGTTGGATCTGGAGATATATTAGGAACACGCGAATACGCGATGAGGATTTGGTTAAAGCCGGATCGGATGTTGGCTTATAAGATATCTGCTGATGAGGTCATGGAAGCTTTATCCAGTCAGAGTTTAGAAGCTTCACCTGGTAAAACAGGAGAGAGTTCGGGTAAACGCTCTCAGGCATTTGAATATGTATTGAAGTATTCCGGACGATTTACCACCAAAGAGCAGTATGAAAATATTGTGGTGAGGTCAAATAGTAATGGTGAACTCTTACGGTTAAAGGATATTGCCAAAGTTGAGTTCGGCAGTTCAATGTATGACATCTATTCCAACTTAAATGGTAAGCCATCGGCAGCTATTGTATTAAAGCAGTCATTCGGAAGTAATGCCAACCAGGTTATTGAAGATGTAAAAGCCAAGCTCGAGAAGATTAAGCGCTCCTTTCCGAAAGGAATGAATTATGAAATCTCGTATGATGTATCTAAATTCTTAGATGCTTCTATTGAAAAAGTAATTCATACATTAATAGAAGCCTTCATTTTAGTGGGCTTAGTGGTATTTTTATTCCTGGGCGACTGGCGTTCTACTATTATTCCGGCAATAGCAGTTCCTGTATCACTGGTCGGGACTTTCGTGTTCATGCAATTCTTCGATATTTCACTCAACTTAATTACGCTATTTGCGCTCGTTCTGGCTATTGGGGTTGTGGTAGATGATGCCATTGTGGTTATTGAAGCGGTTCATGCCAAAATGGAGGAAGAACATCTTTCGCCGTTTAAAGCGACTAAAAAGGCGATGCACGAAATTGCGGGGGCTATTATAGCCATTACCTTTTTAATGGCTGCGGTATTTATTCCGGTTGCTTTCATGTCTGGCCCAGTAGGGGTCTTTTACCGACAGTTTTCAATTACCATGGCAACAGCCATTATCCTTTCAGGTATTGTAGCTTTAACATTAACCCCTGCGCTTTGCGCAATGATGTTAAAGAATAACCATGGCAAGCCTAAAAAGAAGACACTTGCAAATAGATTTATAGATAGTTTTAACAACACGTTTAATCTGGCACAAGGCAAATATCAGCATGTATTGGGTAAAATTGTGAATAGAAGAGTTGTTACCATCCTTGTACTACTGGGTTTTTGTGCGGGTACATGGTTAATTAGCAGTACAGTCCCTTCCGGCTTTATTCCAAATGAAGATCAGGGTATGTTCTACGCCATTATTCAAACGCCGCCGGGTTCATCTCTGGAGAGAACAAATGATATTGCCGAGAAATTGCAGAAAATAGCCGAACATGTGGAGGGCGTAAAATCGGTTTCTTCTTTAGCAGGTTATGAAATTTTGACGGAGGGTACCGGCTCTAATGCGGGTACTTGTTTAATTAATTTGGAAGATTGGAACGACCGTAAACAATCTGTACAGGAGATTATGACAGAACTGGAGGAAAAATCAAAAGATATTCCTGGAGCAAACATTGAGTTTTTCCAACCGCCTGCAGTACCAGGATATGGAGCAGCGGGAGGATTTGAACTTAGGTTGCTGGATAAAACAGGGACAAATGACTTCAAAAAGCTGGAAGCGGTCAACAAAGATTTTGTAGAAGAGTTAAATAAGCGGCCGGAGTTATCTAACGTTTTTAGCTTCTTTAGTGCCAGCTTTCCGCAGTACATGATGAAAGTAGACAATGATTTGGCGCAACAGAAGGGTATTTCCATCGAAAATGCAATGAATACCTTGTCGACGCTTGTGGGCAGCAATTACGAAATCAGTTTCATTAAGTACGGAATTAATTACAAAGTTATCGTTCAGGCGGCTCCTGAATATCGTGCGCAACCTGATGATATTTTAAAGCTGTATGTAAAGAATGATCATGATGAAATGGTGCCTTATTCGGCCTTCATGAAATTAGAAAAGGTGTACGGACTCTCAGAAATTACGAGACATAATATGTACACTTCAACAGAAATTAGTGGGGGTGCGGCTCCAGGATATAGTAGTGGTACAGCCATTAAGGTGATCCAGGAAGTTGCAGCTAAAAAGCTACCCCGGGGGTATGATATTGATTGGGCAGGGATCTCTGCTGATGAGGTTGCGCAGGGTAATCAAGCCATTTGGGTATTTTTAATCTGTTTAGGATTCGTATATCTGGTTCTAGCGGCCCAATATGAAAGTTTTATTCTTCCATTGTCTGTGGTCTTATCTTTGCCAGCCGGTATTTTTGGGGCTTTCCTTTTGTTGAAATTAACGGGATTAGAGAATAACATTTATGCGCAGGTTGCCATGGTAATGCTTATCGGACTGCTGGGTAAAAATGCTGTGCTAATTGTGGAGTTTGCCATACAGCGGCATGCATCAGGTAAATCAGTTCTGGAAGCTGCGATGGAGGGAGCCAAAGCGAGGTTCCGGCCTATTTTAATGACTTCATTTGCTTTTATAGCAGGGTTATTGCCGCTTGCTTTTGCCAGCGGACCAGGTAAAATCGGAAACAGAACCATTGGTACTGCGGCTGCGGGTGGTATGCTCATCGGAACCATTTGCGGTGTCTTTGTCATCCCTGGCTTGTATTATATTTTCGGAAAGATTGCCGAGCGATACAAGCTGACCAAATATGAAGAGGAAAATCCCTTAACAGAAGAAATAGACAACAATGAAATACAGCACATATAA
- a CDS encoding efflux RND transporter periplasmic adaptor subunit, producing MKRIAMLAGLCALLCHIGCTSKKEEKEEVEKYTVTTPVKIDTSFTKEYVSQIKSVRNIEIRAQEKGFLQNIYVDEGQAVKAGQVLFRIMPKMYEAELLKAQAEEKSAEIEFQNAKTLADKNIVSKNEQAVAQAKLQAAKAEVALAKLHLGFTEIRAPFDGTIDRIPLKLGSLIDEGELLTSLSDNSQMFAYFNVSEPEYLQYQTDIKDRAENKVDLLLANGDVFKYKGNVEVIESEFNSETGNIAFRARFANTGKLLRNGETGKIQMLVPLKNAIVIPQKATYEIQDKKYVFIVDKNNKVHSQEITITGEIPDLYVVSSGLTAQDKILFEGVQKVKENDKIQFEFESPESVLNHLRLKAE from the coding sequence GTGAAGAGAATTGCAATGCTCGCCGGCTTATGTGCGCTTTTGTGCCATATCGGCTGTACATCTAAAAAAGAAGAAAAAGAAGAAGTGGAGAAGTATACTGTTACTACTCCTGTAAAAATTGATACTTCATTTACCAAAGAATATGTTTCCCAGATTAAATCGGTTAGAAACATTGAAATCCGTGCCCAGGAAAAAGGGTTTTTACAAAACATCTATGTTGACGAAGGTCAGGCTGTTAAAGCTGGTCAGGTATTGTTCCGGATCATGCCAAAAATGTATGAGGCTGAATTGCTTAAAGCCCAGGCCGAAGAGAAATCTGCTGAAATTGAATTTCAAAATGCAAAAACCCTGGCGGATAAAAATATCGTTTCCAAAAATGAACAAGCAGTAGCACAGGCTAAACTCCAGGCTGCAAAGGCAGAAGTTGCATTGGCTAAACTTCATTTAGGATTTACCGAAATCAGGGCGCCCTTTGATGGTACAATTGACCGGATTCCCTTAAAGTTAGGAAGCCTTATAGATGAAGGGGAGTTGCTCACCAGCCTTTCTGACAACAGCCAGATGTTTGCTTATTTTAATGTGTCTGAGCCGGAATATCTCCAATATCAAACGGATATAAAAGACCGCGCCGAAAATAAAGTTGATTTACTTCTGGCCAATGGCGATGTTTTTAAATACAAAGGAAACGTAGAGGTTATTGAAAGTGAGTTTAACAGTGAAACAGGGAATATCGCTTTTAGGGCCAGGTTTGCCAATACAGGAAAATTACTTAGAAATGGTGAAACAGGGAAGATCCAGATGTTGGTTCCTTTGAAAAATGCGATTGTAATTCCGCAAAAAGCAACCTACGAGATTCAGGACAAGAAGTATGTTTTTATTGTAGATAAAAACAATAAGGTGCATTCACAAGAGATCACCATTACCGGAGAAATACCCGATTTATATGTGGTAAGTAGCGGGCTTACTGCACAGGATAAAATTTTATTTGAAGGTGTACAGAAAGTAAAAGAGAATGATAAAATTCAATTTGAGTTTGAATCTCCTGAATCGGTATTGAATCATTTGCGCTTAAAAGCAGAATAG
- the murQ gene encoding N-acetylmuramic acid 6-phosphate etherase yields MIRVTEQESRYNNIDEMSFAEILQHINEEDKTVPLAVERSLPQIEKLASAVTERMKNGGRLFYIGAGTSGRLGVVDASECPPTFGVPFDEVVGIIAGGDKAIRRAVENAEDDAVQAWVDLKEFNINAKDCLVGLAASGTTPYVIGGLNTARKNGVLTGCIVCNEGGPIAEESDYPVEVVVGPEFLTGSTRMKSGTAQKLVLNMLSTTVMIKLGKVKGNKMVDMQLTNHKLVDRGTQMVMDELKLGYDASADLLLRHGSVRKAVEAGKKLISQ; encoded by the coding sequence ATGATCCGAGTTACCGAGCAGGAATCCAGATATAACAATATCGATGAAATGTCTTTCGCAGAGATTCTACAGCACATTAATGAAGAGGATAAAACCGTGCCTCTTGCCGTGGAGCGGTCTCTTCCACAAATAGAAAAGCTCGCTTCGGCTGTTACTGAGCGAATGAAAAATGGCGGAAGGCTATTTTATATTGGCGCAGGCACCAGCGGCAGACTAGGTGTTGTAGATGCTTCGGAATGCCCACCTACTTTTGGTGTTCCTTTTGATGAGGTTGTAGGCATTATTGCTGGCGGCGATAAAGCTATCCGCAGAGCAGTTGAGAATGCAGAGGATGATGCAGTTCAAGCCTGGGTTGACTTAAAGGAATTTAACATCAATGCTAAAGACTGTCTGGTTGGATTAGCCGCCTCGGGCACTACACCTTACGTAATTGGCGGTCTAAATACTGCACGCAAAAACGGTGTCTTAACAGGCTGTATTGTTTGTAATGAAGGTGGACCAATTGCTGAGGAAAGTGATTATCCCGTAGAGGTGGTGGTTGGTCCAGAATTTTTAACTGGTTCTACACGAATGAAATCCGGAACGGCACAAAAGCTTGTTTTAAACATGCTGAGCACCACGGTAATGATTAAACTTGGAAAAGTTAAAGGCAATAAAATGGTGGATATGCAGTTAACAAATCATAAACTGGTAGACCGCGGTACGCAAATGGTAATGGATGAACTGAAGCTGGGTTATGATGCTTCTGCAGATTTACTATTGCGCCACGGAAGTGTACGGAAAGCCGTAGAGGCCGGAAAAAAACTGATATCTCAATAA
- a CDS encoding Bax inhibitor-1/YccA family protein, which translates to MDNNNNYNWSQDSVFVQNQTGGVAKKFFANVFLWMFVALSLSTLAALYISSSKEAVSQLINFETGQRTVLGYIAMFAPLGLVLIMGSGFSRLSYGALLGVFVLFSILLGVSLSFIFLIYTSGSIVACFGAAAGIFGIMAVLGYTTDVDLTKFGPILMVGVAGLFIASLVNLFIGSSTLSYVMSFIGVAVFTALTAYDVQKLKNIGQGLEADGEQILAADAKKLAIMGALNLYLDFINIFLFLLRIFGGRK; encoded by the coding sequence ATGGACAATAACAATAATTACAACTGGTCACAAGACTCTGTTTTTGTACAGAACCAAACAGGCGGAGTTGCAAAGAAATTTTTCGCGAATGTGTTTTTATGGATGTTTGTAGCGCTAAGCTTATCAACATTAGCAGCACTATACATTTCATCATCTAAAGAAGCCGTAAGTCAGCTTATCAACTTTGAGACAGGACAAAGAACTGTGCTTGGTTATATTGCCATGTTTGCACCTCTGGGTTTGGTGCTAATTATGGGGTCTGGATTTAGTCGTCTTTCCTATGGTGCTTTACTGGGTGTTTTTGTGCTCTTCTCCATACTGCTTGGTGTTAGTCTAAGTTTTATTTTCTTAATCTATACTTCTGGCTCTATCGTAGCTTGTTTTGGAGCGGCAGCAGGCATCTTCGGAATTATGGCTGTTTTAGGCTATACTACAGATGTTGATTTAACTAAGTTTGGCCCTATCCTTATGGTTGGTGTTGCAGGCTTATTTATTGCCAGTCTGGTGAACTTATTTATTGGTAGCAGTACCTTAAGCTACGTAATGAGTTTTATTGGTGTTGCTGTATTTACTGCACTTACCGCTTACGACGTTCAGAAATTGAAAAACATCGGGCAAGGCCTGGAAGCTGACGGTGAACAAATTCTTGCTGCTGATGCTAAGAAATTAGCGATCATGGGCGCATTAAATCTATATCTTGATTTTATCAACATCTTCTTATTCCTGTTAAGGATTTTTGGAGGAAGAAAATAA
- a CDS encoding S8 family peptidase, with translation MKKTIAMVMCLLPALGFAQQAPQNWHMLSKDADNVYGIGVIKAYDKLLKGKTPKPVVVCVLDGGIDTLHEDLKANLWRNPKEVLGGDKDLDGNGYKGDALGWNFLGGPNGQVTAASVEYQRVYHMYKAQFAGITDEKQVKKKDLQHYRSWVVSKSLLTKADSVAPVDYRGKQVKDDYFNKKDRFYGNSNLIGDPYFHGTHVGGIIGATRGNGKGMDGIADNVKLMGVRVVPNGDEYDKDVALGIRYAVDNGAQIINMSFGKRVSPERELVEEAIKYADKKGVLLINAAGNDGADVDSIPHYPTPFFMKGGKRAPNMITVGASGATEAGLVAPFSNYGDQTVDVFAPGVGIYATVPDNKYRPMSGTSMATPVVAGLAALIKGYYPDLTAKQLKYIIEQSVTKITIPVTKPKSGGKKVAMTALCRTGGIVNAYDALILADQISKGK, from the coding sequence ATGAAAAAAACAATTGCAATGGTGATGTGCTTGCTACCGGCTTTAGGCTTTGCGCAACAGGCACCGCAAAACTGGCACATGCTCTCAAAAGATGCAGATAATGTATATGGTATCGGCGTAATTAAAGCTTATGATAAGCTATTAAAAGGAAAAACACCAAAACCAGTGGTAGTGTGTGTATTGGATGGCGGTATTGATACTCTACATGAAGATTTAAAGGCAAATTTATGGCGCAACCCAAAAGAAGTATTGGGTGGTGATAAAGATTTAGATGGCAATGGCTACAAAGGTGATGCTCTGGGTTGGAATTTCTTAGGAGGCCCAAATGGACAGGTTACTGCTGCCAGTGTAGAATATCAACGTGTATATCATATGTATAAAGCCCAGTTTGCTGGTATTACGGATGAAAAACAAGTAAAGAAAAAAGATCTGCAACATTACCGCTCATGGGTAGTAAGTAAAAGCTTACTAACAAAGGCAGACAGCGTTGCACCAGTTGACTATAGAGGTAAACAAGTAAAAGATGATTATTTCAATAAGAAAGACCGTTTTTACGGAAATTCAAACCTAATTGGAGATCCTTATTTCCATGGAACCCACGTAGGTGGTATTATTGGTGCTACACGCGGCAATGGTAAAGGAATGGACGGTATAGCAGATAATGTAAAGTTGATGGGTGTTCGTGTGGTGCCAAATGGCGACGAGTATGATAAAGACGTGGCCCTTGGCATTCGCTATGCCGTAGATAATGGCGCACAAATTATCAATATGAGTTTTGGGAAAAGGGTATCTCCGGAACGTGAACTGGTAGAGGAAGCTATTAAATACGCGGATAAAAAAGGTGTGTTACTAATCAATGCTGCCGGAAATGATGGTGCTGATGTAGATAGTATCCCGCATTATCCAACTCCATTTTTTATGAAAGGTGGCAAAAGAGCACCCAATATGATTACTGTAGGTGCAAGTGGCGCTACTGAGGCAGGATTGGTTGCGCCATTTAGCAACTACGGCGACCAAACCGTAGATGTGTTTGCTCCTGGTGTAGGTATTTATGCCACGGTTCCTGATAACAAATACAGACCAATGTCTGGAACAAGTATGGCTACGCCTGTAGTGGCGGGATTGGCCGCTTTGATTAAAGGTTATTATCCTGATTTAACAGCTAAACAATTAAAATACATCATCGAGCAATCGGTAACTAAAATCACTATTCCGGTTACTAAACCAAAATCAGGTGGTAAAAAGGTAGCTATGACAGCGCTTTGCAGAACAGGTGGAATTGTTAATGCCTATGATGCATTGATATTGGCAGATCAGATTTCTAAAGGGAAATAG